TCCGTCCGGTGGGCCGCCTCCACCAGCAGGCGGCCCCGGGCCAGGTCCGTGACGCACAGCGCCACCCGGCCCGGGGGCAGATCGGTGATCTGCGTCGCGTAGACGTCCGCGAAGGCGCCCCGCCCCTGTTCGCCGACCGCCTGTGAGAGGCGCAGACCCTCGGGGGTGTTGGCGGGGGTCCCCCCGATCGACGTGGGCGGGGCCTGAGGCTCGTCCCGGCCCGGCGCGGGACAGGACTTCCCGCCGCCGGCGGCGGCGGGCAGCGCTCTCGGCGCCGCGGGTTCGGCGGCGCCGCACCCGGTGAGCAGCGCGGCGACGCTCACCGCCACCACGCCGGCGTGCACGAACCGGGCGGTGAATCTCCGGCGCATCACAGGGTCCCCCTCGCGTCACGATGCCGGTCGGTACGACGGGCACGACAGGGACGTGCCGGGAACGCAACCGGTTCCCTCCCGCCGGCCCGGCGGACCGCGCCGGGCCTCCCGGTCCCGGAGGGCCCTCAGGCCAGGCCCAACGCGAACACCGCGAAGCCCGCCGCCAGCAGCCCCGCCGCGGTCCGCCGCACCGCCGTCGCCCTGGTCCACGGCTCCTCGAACCGTCGGGCGTACCGGGCGATCCCCACCAACAGCGCGCCGAAGACCGGCAGCCACGCCGCCCGGGCCAGAAGCCACCCCACGCTGTCCGGGGCGGTCGTCAGACCGGCGGCCCCGCCCAGGAGGGATCCGGGCACGGCCGCCGCCAGCATCGCCGTCTGGTGCCAGCACAGGACCGTCATGGCACACAGGTTGACGACGACCACCGGAGCCCACAGCGCCGGCCGGGCGAGGAGCCGCGCCAGCCGGTCCCGCAGCAGGATCGCCGCCCCCGACTGCGCCGCCGCCAGAGCGAGCACGAGCAGCGACGGCGGGTGCGAGTTGGTCCGCGCCTCGCCCGGTACGCCCACCATCGACGCCGGGTAGTGGAACACCGTCAGCAGCGCCGCGAACAACACGGACCCGCCGACGAGCAGCAGCCACGCCCCGCGCCGGTCGACGCGCCGCTCGCCCCAGGACACGCCCAGCTGGTACGCGAACAACCAGCCCGGAAGGATGTTCAACAGCGCGGCCCAGGACGGCACCGAGTCCGCGAACGGCCCGTACCGCAGGAAGTCCACCACCGCCACCGAACCGAGCAACGGGGCCGCCGCCCAGCCTCCCAGCCGGCCCGCCGCCCGCACGCAGTACGGGGTCAGCGCCGTGACCACCACGTACACCCCCACGAACCACAGCGGCTGGATCACCAGCGTCGCCCCGGTCCGCAGGGTCGTCTCCGGCACCCCGGCCGCGTACGCCACCGGCGCGAGCAGCGCCCACACCGCGGTGACCTCGAGCACCGGCCGCCCCAGCCTGACGATCCGCCCCCTCAGCCACGCCGCCGTCGAGCCCTCGCGACGGCGGAACGACAGCACCGACGCGTACCCGCCCACCAGGAAGAACACGCCGAGCATCTGCAGCACCCAACTGGCCGGGGCCAGGCCGCCGAACGACGCCAGCGGACTCGAGTTGTGCAGCGCGCCCTCGCCGTCGAGGGTGAGACCACCCAACATCCAGTGCCCGATCGGCACGGCCAGCAGGGCCAGGGCGCGCAGCCCGTCGATCGCCCGATCACGGTGGGCGGGGGTCCGCGCCTCGATCCGGTCGGCCGTTGTCCGCAGCGAGGTCGTGACGCTCATCGGGCCGCCCCGTCCGCGATCGACGCGAAGGCCGCCAA
This region of Streptomyces sp. NBC_00513 genomic DNA includes:
- a CDS encoding acyltransferase; the protein is MSVTTSLRTTADRIEARTPAHRDRAIDGLRALALLAVPIGHWMLGGLTLDGEGALHNSSPLASFGGLAPASWVLQMLGVFFLVGGYASVLSFRRREGSTAAWLRGRIVRLGRPVLEVTAVWALLAPVAYAAGVPETTLRTGATLVIQPLWFVGVYVVVTALTPYCVRAAGRLGGWAAAPLLGSVAVVDFLRYGPFADSVPSWAALLNILPGWLFAYQLGVSWGERRVDRRGAWLLLVGGSVLFAALLTVFHYPASMVGVPGEARTNSHPPSLLVLALAAAQSGAAILLRDRLARLLARPALWAPVVVVNLCAMTVLCWHQTAMLAAAVPGSLLGGAAGLTTAPDSVGWLLARAAWLPVFGALLVGIARYARRFEEPWTRATAVRRTAAGLLAAGFAVFALGLA